AGCTTCTTGCGGTGTTCTAAAAGCTTACATTATGCAAGTCATTTCTTTTTAGAACCACTGCGGGCGTAGGTGTGGGCTCTTTCCCACTGCGCGATGTCCTCGAtctgggacggcggcggcggcaggatctCACGCTCTACCATATCCCACCCGTCGACAATGCTGTCTTGTGCTCCACCGTGCTTCGGCGGCTTACCGGTGTACAAGAAACTCGTGTTCGAGTTCAGGAGGAGGTTATCTAGAGAGCTCGGCTGGTTAAAACAGAGACTGTATTAGGCAATGCGATGCGCTGAAAGTAGATCCCATGCAAACAAAAAAGAACTCTAAGTGGGAGTTTACCATGATAGCTGTGTGCGTGCTGTCCAGCATACTGCTGTTGGATGAGATGGCCGAACTCGCCTTCCATATTGATCTGTTTAGCTGTTGTGCCTGCTTTTCTGATCTGCAAACAGAATGTAAGGATCATTTAACCATTTTTTACTCAACGTGCCCCCTTTAAACAGGCTTTTATTATATGCAAATAGTGCTGCGACATCTTTAGCTGTACATTTCCGGCAGTTGTAAGGAAGATACATGAATATAATTTGCAAATTTCAGCAGATTATGGAAGATAGTACGCGCTGTCGAGAACCAGAATACACTTTCCATTCTCTAGAACAATATAAATCGTACCTTGAGGCGATATTTGATTCAAGAGCAGCTCGAAGGGTCTTTGAAGATGACAACATATGGAGCATCTTTGCAAATGCATCGAAAGTAGAAAGATTGGGTGGCACATCCAAGCCCAATGAGTTATAGTAGTAGGCAGTGATGGCAGACACACTTGTTTTTAGTAAAGATATCCCTCTTTGCAAGTCTTGATGCCTCTCAATGGAGTGAGAAGATGCGGCTGAGAAGTTGAAGCTATTGCTTCTCTTGGAGTCAAAAAGGGATTTCTGATCCGAGTCCACAGAATCAACACCAAAGCTACCCGAACCACTTTCTGTCCATGAATTTTCCTCTCCAACAGAACAATTATTTTGCCTTGGCACAAAAAGTGGGTAAACCTTGCTGGAAAAAAAGAAAACAGTCTCACGTCAATAAAGATTTTAAATATTATTAATGAGACAGAGATATGTCGCCTTTTTCTTGACAGAGTACCTCTGGGATTGTCGTGTGCTCCAGTAGCTACTCCGCTGCCATACACGTGAACAAGAAGCCTAATACAAAGCATATATAATATATTAGCCGCACAAAGATACTGGATAACCAATAGAAAGCTCATGTTGCTACTCATGCTATTAGAAATCTAACCAGGCTTAACTTACAGAATATGTACATACTTTGCATACATACAAATGACACATGAAGGATCGCGCTGACTATGTATAAGGTTCTACGCTCGGCTTATACAAGTTATATATCCACAGAGATATTCTCGGCAAAATAACTACAATTACAGGACAAGAATGACCGTTGTTATTCATACTACTTAGAAGTTTATATTGTTTGACCGACAGGATTGAATGATTGTATCTTCAGATGTAGCATGCTAACTTCAAGAGCAAGCTTATGACAACAGATTAAGAGCACATAGTTGGATCTTACCCCAAAACCGGCTACATGAAGGGCTGGTGCGGATAGGATATGAATTGCAATGCTGAGGACTTGCAACATGTACCTGTCACAAAAGGAAAATTATGTTACCCAACATTCAGAACCAAATGCACACAGTACTAAATGCAAACTGTTCTCAAACAATCTGTCTAGCCCAATAAAATAATATTACAATAACACAAAACATGTTAGTCTTGTTGGTCACAACTCACAAATAGGACTGTTAGACTCCATATGTAACTTCTTGCCCTGATTTTTCACTTGCATAAACTAATGAAAATCAAATGCATTTCTCTATGGTCTACGCTCTGATTTTTTTTAGAAACAAACAATCTTATATAAGATATTTACATGATTAAACAGAATGCGGAAGGGTGCAATTTACTTACGACCATGAATCATAAAAGAATGGACATTCATTTAATCATTCTGGTAATCAAGAGCATAGTGTTACAGCTAGGTAAAAAGGTGAATTGGAGACTATAAATATCAGAACAACTAATAAGTAGTAGTTTGAGGAAAGAAGTATAACCCCAAGGAAGCTGATAACTCCTCTGATGGAACTGAATGTGGATCGAGACCACGAGGTAGACGAACACCACATATAACATCGTACGGATCACTGTGACCATCCTTCTTTTCTCCATCTATAATAGCCTACAAATTGAAAATTGGGTATATAAATCTTTGTCTATGCATGGTAATTCAGGTAGCATTAATATCAAATTAATCATTTTTATGTGAAAAATTTAGTAGGTGAATATGCAACAATTAAATTATTAACATATAAAGCTAGTGTGTGAAATATGTAGAAGTAAATTAGTTACAGTCACATGCTCTAAATATGAGCAAAGTTGAATGCAACTGAAGTTCTCACTAGGAATCTCAAAATATACATATATAGGGAGAAAACACAAAGCCACTAAAACAGACAAGACCATAATACTTACTCGCCTCATTGGGAACAACCTGCAAAGCTGCTTTACAGCTTTGGACTGACGTTTCAGACGTTCGGAGGTTGTTGCCATCTGCCACAAAAGTGTAAATATTTCAATTACAGAGAATACCAAAACAGACAGACATAATCGCATAAATGATGGATATTGAATAATAAGTAAGAAATGAAGAGGCATGTTAGGACTTACAAGACCCATCTGTGCTGCTTTCATGGCATTGGTGTGCATCGTTGATGAATCGGTTTGCTTCGTTTTTAGCTGAAGATGGTGGAAAAGATACATTCAGGATCAGTAATTTCTTAGTACTCCCTCAGATCCATATTACTTGTTCCTCAAACGGAGGTATCTAGGAccgaaatacgtctagatacatccgtttgagcgacaagtaatatggatcggagggagtagtgaaTTTCACATTTCATCAAAGAGAAACACTGAGAAAGAAATAATTTTACCGTGATAAAGGCCACATTCAATGTACCACTTTTCACCTTGAGATCACTCGATGCCTGCTTGATCTTCATCTTCTCTGCAAACACATTAATTACCACAACTCAGTACCGCAAACTGGCAACTGGTAACAAGATACAATCCGCAAGAGTAAAAGAGATTAACCTAACGCAGTTCGACTCTTTAACTCGCTGAGCCGATCCCTCAGCTCCTTGATGTCGTGAGCTTTGCTCAGTTTCCACATCCTCTGCTCCTCCGCTTTCCTCTGCCAGAAATAGACGAAACAGGCCAAAGTTATACTCTGTCTGTGCTACTTTTCATTCGAAACATATAATATTTCTGTACCGTTCTCCAACACCAATTGTAAAATGATAAAATGTGAGCTACAAATCACTCTAGGTCCAGCCATGTAACGGGCAATAGATTCCAGACCCGAGGCACAAACACAAGGAGACTGCCAAACCGAGAGACCGAAACCCAAACTAGTTTTAGTACTGAATTGGAGAGGACG
This region of Triticum aestivum cultivar Chinese Spring chromosome 2D, IWGSC CS RefSeq v2.1, whole genome shotgun sequence genomic DNA includes:
- the LOC123052014 gene encoding uncharacterized protein, giving the protein MMTSRRASSGSTSSSCALCEGSNLPSCCAACVNTRLFEYHATLRLRRNLRDTLQSRIAARLEAKRKAEEQRMWKLSKAHDIKELRDRLSELKSRTALEKMKIKQASSDLKVKSGTLNVAFITLKTKQTDSSTMHTNAMKAAQMGLMATTSERLKRQSKAVKQLCRLFPMRRAIIDGEKKDGHSDPYDVICGVRLPRGLDPHSVPSEELSASLGYMLQVLSIAIHILSAPALHVAGFGASCSRVWQRSSYWSTRQSQSKVYPLFVPRQNNCSVGEENSWTESGSGSFGVDSVDSDQKSLFDSKRSNSFNFSAASSHSIERHQDLQRGISLLKTSVSAITAYYYNSLGLDVPPNLSTFDAFAKMLHMLSSSKTLRAALESNIASRSEKQAQQLNRSIWKASSAISSNSSMLDSTHTAIMPSSLDNLLLNSNTSFLYTGKPPKHGGAQDSIVDGWDMVEREILPPPPSQIEDIAQWERAHTYARSGSKKK